Proteins from a genomic interval of Stenotrophomonas sp. WZN-1:
- a CDS encoding ABC transporter six-transmembrane domain-containing protein yields the protein MKHPHDPAAAAGSIGQQNAAATLKAILRTYPWQLTGTFSLVALENTLLLAYPLFAGFAVDAIIRGNIGHAISYAGVVLLFWLVGAARRAVDTRTFTRIYADLAVNVVQAQRRLGQATSTSAARVVLAREFVDFFEKHVPIIATALVSMFGAAAMLLAIEPLVGAASLVASLGALLLLPSFARRNEQLHGRLNNRLEHEIRLVDRVSPSVLRRHYTTLSRLRILLSDREAGAFVVVGAAAAVLFALTIGRLATTDGVTPGHVYAVMTYLWTFVGSLDDAPSMVDQLARLKDIGRRVSPGMEDPEHKEAA from the coding sequence ATGAAACACCCGCACGATCCGGCGGCCGCCGCCGGCAGCATCGGCCAGCAGAACGCGGCCGCCACCCTCAAGGCCATCCTGCGCACCTACCCCTGGCAGCTCACCGGCACCTTCTCGCTGGTGGCGCTGGAAAATACGCTGCTGCTGGCGTATCCGCTGTTTGCCGGCTTCGCGGTGGACGCGATCATCCGCGGCAACATCGGCCACGCCATCTCCTACGCCGGTGTGGTCCTGCTGTTCTGGCTGGTCGGTGCTGCCCGCCGTGCGGTCGATACCCGTACCTTCACCCGCATCTATGCCGACCTGGCGGTGAACGTGGTGCAGGCGCAGCGCAGGCTGGGCCAGGCCACCTCCACCTCGGCCGCGCGCGTTGTGCTGGCCCGTGAATTCGTCGACTTCTTCGAAAAGCACGTGCCGATCATCGCCACCGCGCTGGTGTCGATGTTCGGTGCGGCGGCGATGCTGCTGGCGATCGAGCCGCTGGTGGGCGCCGCAAGCCTCGTCGCGTCGTTGGGCGCGCTGTTGCTGCTGCCGTCGTTCGCACGCCGCAACGAGCAGCTGCATGGACGCCTGAACAACCGGTTGGAGCATGAGATCCGCCTGGTCGACCGGGTCAGTCCCTCGGTACTGCGTCGCCACTACACCACGCTGTCGCGGCTGCGCATCCTGCTCTCCGATCGCGAAGCCGGTGCCTTCGTGGTCGTTGGTGCAGCGGCAGCGGTGCTGTTCGCGCTGACCATCGGCCGTCTCGCCACCACCGACGGGGTTACCCCGGGCCATGTGTACGCGGTGATGACCTACCTGTGGACGTTCGTCGGCAGTCTGGATGATGCACCGTCGATGGTGGATCAGCTGGCGCGGTTGAAGGACATCGGCCGCCGGGTCAGCCCGGGCATGGAGGATCCGGAGCACAAGGAAGCCGCTTGA
- a CDS encoding response regulator: MKHDLRTRQPPLVLIAEDEGEIADILGAYLARSGLRSARAADGEAALARHRQLRPDLVLLDVQMPKLDGWQVLSELRRRGNTPVIMLTALDQDVDKLTGLRVGADDYVAKPFNPAEIVARIQAVLRRSARTVTEEPNGLIRQEPFEIDLRSHEVTVRHGEQVHALNVTLTEFRLLVHMARAPRQVHARVDLLHACLPEGDAQERTVDSHVSKLRRKLEDAGVVGIPATIRGVGYRFLD, encoded by the coding sequence ATGAAACACGACCTCCGCACCCGACAGCCCCCCTTGGTGCTGATTGCCGAAGATGAGGGCGAAATCGCCGACATCCTCGGCGCCTACCTGGCCCGTTCCGGCCTGCGCAGCGCACGCGCCGCCGACGGCGAGGCGGCGCTTGCCCGCCACCGCCAACTGCGCCCGGACCTGGTGCTGCTGGATGTGCAGATGCCCAAGCTGGATGGCTGGCAGGTGCTGAGCGAACTGCGGCGGCGCGGCAACACCCCGGTGATCATGCTCACCGCGCTCGACCAGGACGTGGACAAGCTGACCGGCCTGCGTGTCGGCGCCGACGACTACGTGGCCAAGCCGTTCAATCCGGCCGAGATCGTCGCCCGCATCCAAGCCGTGCTGCGCCGCAGTGCCCGCACCGTCACCGAAGAGCCGAACGGATTGATCCGGCAGGAGCCGTTCGAGATCGACCTGCGCAGCCACGAAGTGACGGTGCGCCATGGCGAGCAGGTGCACGCACTGAACGTCACCCTCACCGAGTTCCGGCTGCTGGTGCACATGGCGCGTGCGCCGCGGCAGGTGCATGCGCGGGTGGATCTTCTGCATGCCTGCCTGCCCGAAGGCGATGCGCAGGAGCGCACCGTCGACAGCCATGTCAGCAAACTGCGGCGCAAGCTGGAGGATGCGGGCGTGGTCGGCATTCCCGCCACCATCCGCGGCGTCGGCTACCGTTTCCTGGACTGA
- a CDS encoding ATP-binding protein — MNPKGKSIGGQITLSITVASLCSTVLSISGFYLFYYLMEVFYPRWYDQPETIMPSGLEWLWIGLTATVVVIFATLVASRLTRRIITPLNSVAESLRRVASGDLEARARGGDTTMAEAATLVSDFNSMAERLSRMSENRVFWNAAIAHELRTPMTILRGRLQGIAEGVFEPGPEQFNSMLTQLEGLTRIIEDLRVVSLAESGHLDLRLQRSDVSVQVAAVVEAMSEALTESGFSVTLDARPSLADCDPARIRQALLALLENARRHAIPCPLRVRVTLAQGHCTVAVEDGGPGVPDELRDSIFEAFQRTDVSRSRQSGGSGLGLAVVRAIAVAHHGTALCRATERGGSSFEIRWPVHARR; from the coding sequence ATGAACCCCAAAGGCAAGAGCATCGGCGGCCAGATCACGCTGTCCATCACGGTAGCCTCGCTGTGCTCGACGGTGCTGTCGATCAGCGGCTTCTACCTGTTCTACTACCTGATGGAAGTGTTCTATCCGCGCTGGTATGACCAGCCGGAAACCATCATGCCCTCGGGGCTGGAGTGGCTGTGGATCGGCTTGACCGCCACCGTGGTGGTCATCTTCGCCACGCTGGTCGCCTCGCGCCTGACCCGGCGCATCATCACCCCGTTGAACTCGGTGGCCGAGAGCCTGCGCCGTGTCGCCAGTGGTGATCTGGAGGCGCGTGCACGCGGCGGTGACACCACGATGGCCGAAGCGGCCACGCTGGTCAGCGATTTCAATTCCATGGCAGAGCGGCTCAGCCGCATGTCGGAGAACCGGGTGTTCTGGAACGCAGCGATCGCGCACGAACTGCGCACGCCGATGACCATCCTGCGCGGCCGCCTGCAGGGCATCGCCGAAGGCGTGTTCGAGCCGGGCCCGGAGCAGTTCAACAGCATGCTCACCCAGCTGGAGGGCCTGACCCGCATCATCGAGGACCTGCGCGTGGTCAGCCTGGCCGAGAGCGGCCACCTGGACCTGCGCCTGCAGCGCAGCGACGTCAGCGTGCAGGTGGCCGCAGTGGTCGAAGCGATGTCCGAGGCGCTGACCGAAAGCGGGTTCTCGGTAACGCTCGACGCGCGCCCGTCACTGGCGGACTGCGATCCGGCGCGCATCCGCCAGGCGCTGCTGGCGCTGCTGGAGAACGCGCGCCGCCATGCCATTCCCTGCCCACTGCGGGTGCGCGTCACGCTGGCACAGGGTCATTGCACGGTGGCCGTGGAGGATGGTGGCCCCGGCGTGCCGGACGAACTGCGTGACAGCATCTTCGAGGCCTTCCAGCGCACCGATGTCTCGCGATCGCGGCAGAGCGGTGGCTCCGGGCTGGGCCTGGCCGTGGTGCGGGCGATTGCCGTGGCACATCACGGCACCGCGCTGTGCCGGGCCACCGAACGTGGCGGCAGTTCGTTCGAAATCCGCTGGCCGGTACATGCCCGCCGTTGA
- a CDS encoding TetR/AcrR family transcriptional regulator, which yields MNMHPETPASARGRPPTITPDRLADIGIKLGLPNLTMANVAAELAVTHAALYKRVANLEALKRLVADRVFQRWQIPRASPDAPGGLQAYLLGFVESLCEVVKAHPGLPPYLLRRSVATTPMLEKIASHQAHVAEVFGLPLDKARWLLATIAFYCIAGADTVYGIADDEEGQVITEFKQGMRALVIGSLEVLNEDGNS from the coding sequence ATGAACATGCACCCTGAAACCCCGGCGTCGGCCCGTGGCCGCCCGCCCACCATCACCCCCGATCGCCTGGCCGACATCGGCATCAAACTGGGCCTGCCGAACCTGACCATGGCCAACGTGGCCGCCGAACTGGCGGTGACCCACGCCGCGCTCTACAAGCGCGTGGCCAACCTGGAGGCCTTGAAGCGGCTGGTGGCCGATAGGGTGTTCCAGCGCTGGCAGATTCCGCGTGCCTCGCCCGATGCGCCGGGCGGGCTGCAGGCCTACCTGCTGGGGTTCGTAGAATCGCTGTGCGAGGTGGTGAAAGCGCACCCAGGGCTACCGCCGTACCTGCTGCGCCGTTCAGTGGCGACCACGCCGATGCTGGAGAAGATCGCCTCGCACCAGGCCCATGTGGCCGAGGTGTTCGGTCTGCCGCTGGACAAGGCGCGCTGGCTGCTGGCCACGATCGCGTTCTACTGCATTGCCGGTGCGGACACGGTCTATGGCATTGCCGACGACGAAGAGGGCCAGGTGATCACCGAGTTCAAGCAGGGCATGCGTGCGCTGGTGATCGGTTCGCTGGAGGTGTTGAACGAGGATGGCAACTCGTAG
- a CDS encoding TonB-dependent siderophore receptor: protein MTVYPLSSPLQPAAAAASRMQMHPPMARRYRVSALALGLLASFAALADSAPSTLPSVQVQEQRRVTGDYAGGQVASGSRVGLLGDKDFMDTPFSTVSYTEAFIRDRQAKDLTDVIAATDPTVFSNGVTGAWSENYAIRGFASSTSDTTFNGLSGMAPYYRTSPEMFERIEVLKGPSALLNGMPPGGSVGGSVNLVPKRAGDQPLLRVSANFVSDAQFGTHVDVGRRLGADKQFGIRFNGAYRDGDGAVGKQSKKVQLGSLALDWRGERARLSADLYSADDRVDGPARGVGLAPGVAIPRPPRGDTLINPDWAYVDSQDKGAMLRGELDINEHLMTYLAYGTSKTDYRYNGSISAQILNPAGDFTTVMGQLAFDIRKQSGDAGLRGSFRTGSVSHQWAANVTHYQHTQNDYGRRSVPGWDWTTNLYNPVWGPAAPFVAPHISHTELRLDSLGFADTLSFADDRVQLTLGVRRQQVVSETFNVASGARTSRYDESATTPAAALLVKATDTISVYTNYIEGLSQGATAPMTAANAGDVFAPFRTKQKELGLKLDLGSFAHTFSVYEIKRPSSYTDPVTNIFSFGGEQRNRGVEWGFFGSPLDGVRLLGGVAYVQPKLTRTAGGVNEGRIATAVAQRQAKLGVEWDVPAFQGLTLTGNATAMSKQYISADNRLSVPGRTLFDVGARYSTTMAGRPLALRASVNNVTNKAYWGMPLLSSLALGAPRTVLVSATMDF, encoded by the coding sequence ATGACCGTGTACCCCCTTTCCTCCCCGCTGCAGCCCGCAGCGGCCGCCGCGAGCCGCATGCAGATGCATCCGCCGATGGCCCGGCGCTACCGGGTGTCGGCCCTGGCACTGGGCCTGCTCGCCTCGTTTGCCGCGCTGGCCGACTCCGCACCGTCCACCCTGCCCTCGGTGCAGGTGCAGGAACAGCGCCGGGTGACCGGCGACTATGCCGGCGGCCAGGTGGCTTCCGGTAGCCGGGTCGGCCTGCTCGGCGACAAGGACTTCATGGACACGCCGTTCAGCACGGTCAGCTACACCGAAGCCTTCATCCGCGACCGCCAGGCCAAGGACCTGACCGACGTCATCGCCGCCACCGACCCCACGGTATTCAGCAACGGCGTCACCGGCGCCTGGAGCGAGAACTACGCGATCCGTGGCTTCGCCTCCAGCACCAGCGACACCACCTTCAATGGCCTCAGCGGCATGGCGCCGTACTACCGCACCTCGCCGGAAATGTTCGAGCGCATCGAGGTCTTGAAGGGGCCGTCCGCCCTGCTCAATGGCATGCCGCCCGGCGGCTCGGTCGGTGGCAGCGTCAACCTGGTGCCCAAGCGTGCCGGCGATCAACCGCTGCTGCGGGTCAGCGCCAACTTCGTCTCCGATGCGCAGTTCGGTACCCACGTGGATGTGGGCCGTCGGCTCGGCGCCGACAAGCAGTTCGGCATCCGTTTCAACGGTGCCTACCGTGATGGCGACGGTGCGGTCGGCAAGCAGAGCAAGAAGGTGCAGTTGGGTTCGCTGGCACTGGACTGGCGTGGCGAGCGTGCGCGGCTGTCGGCCGATCTGTACAGCGCCGACGATCGCGTCGATGGCCCCGCCCGTGGTGTCGGCCTGGCACCGGGTGTGGCGATCCCGCGGCCACCGCGTGGCGACACGCTGATCAACCCGGACTGGGCCTACGTGGACAGCCAGGACAAGGGCGCGATGCTGCGCGGTGAGCTGGACATCAACGAACACCTGATGACCTACCTGGCCTATGGCACCAGCAAGACCGACTACCGCTACAACGGTTCGATCAGCGCGCAGATCCTCAACCCGGCCGGTGACTTCACCACGGTGATGGGCCAGCTGGCATTCGACATCAGGAAGCAGTCCGGTGACGCCGGGCTGCGCGGCAGCTTCCGTACCGGCAGCGTGAGCCATCAGTGGGCCGCCAACGTGACCCACTACCAGCACACCCAGAACGACTACGGCCGCCGCAGCGTGCCGGGCTGGGACTGGACCACCAACCTGTACAACCCGGTGTGGGGACCGGCCGCGCCGTTCGTGGCGCCACACATCTCGCACACCGAACTGCGGCTGGACAGCCTCGGCTTCGCCGACACCTTGTCCTTCGCCGATGACCGCGTGCAGCTGACACTGGGCGTGCGTCGCCAGCAGGTGGTCAGCGAGACCTTCAACGTGGCCAGCGGTGCGCGCACCTCGCGCTATGACGAGAGCGCCACCACCCCGGCAGCGGCTTTGCTGGTGAAGGCCACCGACACGATCTCGGTCTACACCAACTACATCGAAGGCCTCAGTCAGGGCGCCACCGCGCCGATGACTGCTGCCAATGCCGGCGATGTGTTCGCACCGTTCCGCACCAAGCAGAAGGAGCTGGGCCTGAAGCTGGACCTGGGCAGCTTCGCACACACCTTCAGCGTGTACGAGATCAAGCGCCCGAGCAGTTACACCGATCCGGTCACGAATATCTTCTCGTTCGGTGGCGAGCAGCGGAACCGTGGCGTGGAATGGGGCTTCTTCGGCTCACCGCTGGATGGCGTGCGTCTGCTGGGCGGCGTGGCCTACGTGCAGCCGAAGCTGACCCGCACCGCCGGTGGCGTGAATGAAGGCCGCATCGCCACCGCCGTGGCGCAGCGGCAGGCCAAGCTGGGTGTGGAATGGGATGTGCCGGCCTTCCAGGGCCTGACCCTGACCGGCAATGCCACCGCCATGTCGAAGCAGTACATCAGTGCCGACAACCGCCTCTCGGTGCCCGGACGCACGTTGTTTGATGTGGGCGCGCGTTACAGCACCACGATGGCCGGACGACCGCTTGCCCTGAGAGCGAGCGTGAACAACGTGACCAACAAGGCGTACTGGGGCATGCCGTTGTTGTCGAGCCTGGCGCTGGGGGCGCCGAGGACGGTGCTGGTGTCGGCAACGATGGATTTCTGA
- a CDS encoding efflux RND transporter periplasmic adaptor subunit yields the protein MSNRRIWISAAAMATLAAGAGGWAFAGGDDAALITAPARVADLEKTVQAVGRVHPKELVAVGAQVSGQVKRLHVVLGQRVQAGDLIAEVDSQPQRIALRSAEAATSTLRAQHAASQARYAQASRAYQRQSQLVASRLVSQEGFEAARVARDAARSEVAALQAQIDQAVTQVETARINLGYTRIVSPSDGYIVAIVTKAGQTLNSMQTTPTIVMLAQMDTMTVRAEIAEADVELVAPGQALWFSTLGPSGRRYESHLQQLEPAPSSIADVASGNAGGSAQTPKAVYYAGLFDVANPGLKLKPSMTVKVTLQLARVANALQVPLTALAEPDGKDSNHGTVRVVDAKGRPRQRAVTTGLRTATAVQILSGLREGENVVVGQAPSGGDAEPASLLGM from the coding sequence ATGAGCAACCGCAGGATCTGGATCAGTGCCGCCGCCATGGCCACGTTGGCCGCCGGCGCCGGAGGGTGGGCGTTTGCCGGCGGTGATGATGCCGCGCTGATCACCGCGCCGGCAAGGGTGGCGGATCTGGAGAAGACCGTACAGGCGGTCGGCCGGGTCCATCCGAAGGAGCTGGTGGCGGTGGGTGCGCAGGTGTCCGGCCAGGTCAAGCGCCTGCATGTGGTGCTGGGGCAGCGCGTGCAGGCCGGCGATCTGATCGCCGAGGTCGATTCGCAGCCGCAGCGTATCGCGCTGCGCAGCGCCGAGGCGGCCACCAGTACGCTGCGTGCCCAGCATGCGGCCAGCCAGGCTCGCTATGCGCAGGCCAGCCGTGCTTACCAGCGGCAGTCGCAGCTGGTGGCATCGCGCCTGGTGTCACAGGAAGGCTTCGAAGCCGCGCGCGTGGCACGCGATGCGGCGCGTTCGGAGGTGGCCGCGCTGCAGGCGCAGATCGACCAGGCGGTGACCCAGGTCGAAACCGCACGGATCAACCTGGGCTATACCCGCATCGTCTCGCCCAGCGACGGCTACATCGTGGCCATCGTCACCAAGGCCGGGCAGACCTTGAACTCGATGCAGACCACGCCAACCATCGTGATGCTGGCGCAGATGGATACGATGACCGTGCGTGCCGAGATCGCCGAGGCCGATGTCGAGCTGGTGGCGCCGGGACAGGCGCTGTGGTTCTCGACCTTGGGGCCGAGCGGCCGCCGCTATGAATCCCATCTGCAGCAGCTGGAGCCGGCGCCATCCTCGATTGCCGACGTCGCCTCCGGCAATGCGGGCGGCTCGGCGCAGACGCCGAAGGCGGTGTACTACGCCGGCCTGTTCGATGTGGCCAATCCCGGCCTGAAGCTGAAGCCTTCGATGACGGTGAAGGTGACCCTGCAGCTGGCGCGGGTGGCCAATGCACTGCAGGTGCCCTTGACGGCGCTGGCCGAGCCGGATGGCAAGGACAGCAACCACGGAACCGTGCGCGTGGTCGATGCCAAGGGTCGCCCCCGGCAACGTGCGGTGACGACCGGCCTGCGCACCGCCACCGCCGTGCAGATCCTGTCCGGCCTGCGCGAGGGTGAGAACGTGGTGGTCGGCCAGGCGCCCAGCGGCGGCGACGCTGAACCAGCCAGCCTGCTGGGGATGTGA
- a CDS encoding crosslink repair DNA glycosylase YcaQ family protein has product MARLYNAAMPATPTLDDLRRHAVARTLFKPTTLLAAIRRLGFVQADPIRAPARAQDLTLRHRVKDYRAGDLERRYTRLPVEEDCLVNYGFLPREHLALMHPRVSKRAWDAETQRRAADVLAFVRERGSVHPREVDQAFAHGRVTNYWGGTSNASTHLLDGMHYRGLLRVQRRDSGTRIYAVAEHAEADASEQAQIERAAALIDLVVRKYAPLPSASLTYLVRLLGYGAPHLAEQTRQALKLAKQQLASCTLDGTTWYWPADENPRSRRHAPDDQVRLLAPFDPVVWDRRRFELLWGWVYKFEAYTPAPKRQYGYYALPVLWHDQVVGWANLIVRDSELVSGVGYAGKSLARDKVFRGALDDELQRMAAFL; this is encoded by the coding sequence ATGGCTCGACTCTACAATGCGGCCATGCCTGCCACGCCCACCCTCGATGATCTGCGCCGCCATGCGGTGGCGCGTACGCTGTTCAAGCCCACCACGCTGCTGGCCGCGATCCGGCGCCTGGGCTTCGTGCAGGCCGACCCGATCCGCGCACCGGCACGCGCGCAGGACCTGACCCTGCGCCACCGGGTGAAGGACTACCGTGCCGGTGATCTGGAGCGACGCTACACGCGCCTGCCGGTGGAAGAAGATTGCCTGGTGAACTACGGCTTCCTGCCGCGCGAACATCTGGCGCTGATGCATCCGCGCGTGTCCAAGCGCGCATGGGACGCCGAGACCCAGCGCCGTGCAGCGGATGTGCTGGCCTTCGTGCGCGAACGTGGCAGCGTGCATCCGCGCGAGGTGGACCAGGCGTTTGCGCATGGCCGGGTGACCAACTACTGGGGCGGCACCAGCAATGCCAGCACGCACCTGCTGGATGGCATGCATTACCGTGGCCTGCTGCGCGTGCAGCGGCGCGACAGCGGCACCCGCATCTATGCAGTGGCCGAACACGCCGAGGCGGACGCCAGCGAGCAGGCGCAGATCGAACGTGCCGCCGCCCTGATCGATCTGGTGGTGCGCAAGTACGCGCCACTGCCGTCGGCCAGCCTGACCTACCTGGTGCGCCTGCTGGGCTACGGTGCGCCACATCTGGCCGAGCAGACCCGGCAGGCGTTGAAGCTGGCCAAGCAACAGCTGGCCAGCTGCACGCTGGACGGCACCACCTGGTACTGGCCGGCCGACGAGAACCCGCGCTCGCGCCGGCATGCGCCGGACGATCAGGTGCGCCTGCTGGCGCCGTTCGACCCGGTGGTGTGGGATCGCCGCCGCTTCGAGCTGCTGTGGGGCTGGGTCTACAAGTTCGAGGCCTACACGCCTGCGCCGAAGCGCCAGTACGGCTACTACGCGCTGCCGGTGCTGTGGCACGACCAGGTGGTGGGCTGGGCCAATCTCATCGTGCGCGACAGTGAACTGGTGTCCGGCGTGGGCTACGCCGGCAAGTCACTGGCCCGCGACAAGGTGTTTCGTGGTGCATTGGACGACGAGCTGCAGCGCATGGCCGCTTTTCTGTAG